From one bacterium genomic stretch:
- a CDS encoding tetratricopeptide repeat protein, giving the protein MTYKKYWTAIFAALLAALVLAVYWQTTGFELINLDDFDYTLQNPVVSGGLTSSGIREALTSIPLHVYMPVPLLSHMADIEFFGPNPGRFHLVNTLIHLFNTLLLFFFLRRATGSPWKSFFAAALWALHPLRVESVAWVAERKDLLSGFFFLAGLLAYLEYARSRKLFLYAAALFAMLLGLASKPILVVFPLVLLIVDFWPLARKEPVKKLLLEKIPFFVLSVFFSALTIVSQSATIRTDEMSVPARLADTATSYFHYLKLTFWPFGLIMEDRGTAASLTGFWAAGAGLLIIAITFMAWKLRKAAPAVTAGWCWYLAALFPVSGVVPLNFYIVADHFTYLPHVGLMIALVWGAERLYTGYVKEARPLAAAGLVLIAVLTVLSFRQTSLWKDSYTLFGYIDRETGGRSAVAKNSLAISDFRAGKFQEAYDRFNAVLALDPEFNRAHGYKGIAAAKLGRYREGVFLLKKQLQLSPGEKDFCLRLANVMLLAGDHPGAARQGLENIRQWPSDKIAWEAVKYFGGEFGANMTAGNGLAAKQLYPEALKYFREAVRLKPADFRARVNLGVVLRAIGDVTGAERELAEARRLSPGEPIPESGFFN; this is encoded by the coding sequence ATGACTTATAAAAAATATTGGACGGCGATATTCGCGGCCCTGCTTGCGGCTCTGGTGCTGGCGGTCTACTGGCAGACGACGGGGTTCGAGCTTATAAACCTCGACGATTTCGATTACACGCTCCAGAATCCCGTGGTGAGCGGGGGACTGACCTCCTCGGGAATCAGGGAAGCCCTCACTTCAATTCCGCTTCACGTCTACATGCCGGTGCCGCTCCTCTCCCACATGGCCGACATCGAGTTTTTCGGCCCGAACCCGGGCCGCTTTCACCTCGTCAACACCCTCATCCACCTTTTTAACACCCTTTTGCTCTTTTTCTTCCTCCGCAGGGCCACCGGCTCGCCGTGGAAGAGCTTTTTCGCGGCGGCGCTTTGGGCTCTGCACCCTCTCCGTGTCGAATCCGTGGCCTGGGTCGCCGAGCGCAAAGACCTTCTTTCCGGGTTCTTTTTCCTTGCGGGTCTTCTCGCTTACCTCGAATACGCGAGGAGCCGGAAGCTTTTTCTCTACGCGGCGGCCCTCTTTGCGATGCTGCTGGGGCTGGCCTCCAAGCCGATTCTCGTCGTCTTTCCCCTCGTCCTGCTTATTGTGGATTTCTGGCCCCTCGCCAGAAAGGAGCCGGTAAAAAAACTCCTGCTGGAGAAGATCCCGTTTTTCGTTCTCTCCGTGTTTTTTTCCGCGCTGACGATTGTTAGCCAGAGTGCGACCATACGAACGGACGAGATGAGCGTACCGGCCCGGCTGGCTGATACCGCCACCTCTTACTTCCATTATCTGAAGCTTACCTTCTGGCCCTTCGGGCTGATAATGGAGGACAGAGGGACGGCGGCCTCGCTTACCGGCTTTTGGGCGGCCGGCGCCGGGCTTTTGATAATCGCCATTACGTTCATGGCCTGGAAACTCAGAAAAGCCGCACCCGCGGTGACGGCGGGCTGGTGCTGGTATCTGGCGGCGCTTTTTCCCGTCAGCGGCGTCGTCCCTCTAAATTTTTACATCGTCGCCGACCACTTCACCTACCTGCCGCACGTCGGCCTGATGATAGCGCTGGTCTGGGGGGCGGAGAGGCTTTACACCGGTTATGTGAAGGAGGCAAGGCCGCTTGCGGCCGCCGGACTGGTCCTGATAGCCGTTCTGACGGTGCTCTCCTTCCGGCAGACCTCTCTCTGGAAGGACAGCTACACCTTGTTCGGCTATATCGACAGGGAAACCGGAGGAAGAAGCGCCGTGGCGAAAAACAGCCTCGCCATCTCCGATTTCAGGGCGGGAAAATTTCAGGAGGCTTACGACAGATTCAACGCGGTGCTGGCTCTGGACCCGGAATTCAACCGGGCGCACGGCTACAAGGGTATAGCGGCGGCGAAGCTGGGAAGATACCGGGAAGGGGTGTTTCTCTTAAAAAAACAGCTCCAGCTTTCTCCCGGCGAAAAGGATTTTTGCCTAAGGCTGGCGAACGTCATGCTTCTGGCGGGGGATCACCCCGGCGCGGCCCGTCAGGGTCTGGAGAACATCCGTCAGTGGCCCTCCGACAAGATAGCCTGGGAGGCCGTCAAATACTTCGGCGGGGAATTCGGTGCCAACATGACTGCGGGAAACGGCCTTGCCGCAAAGCAGTTATACCCGGAGGCCTTAAAATATTTCAGGGAGGCCGTGAGGCTGAAACCGGCGGATTTCAGAGCCCGCGTGAACCTCGGAGTAGTGCTCAGGGCCATCGGCGACGTTACGGGCGCTGAGAGGGAACTGGCTGAGGCGAGAAGGCTAAGCCCCGGAGAGCCCATTCCCGAAAGCGGGTTTTTTAACTAG
- a CDS encoding PAS domain S-box protein, whose protein sequence is MSEGFFGPILACMEEGVIFLDHEDVIRYINPAAERIRKVRAARLVGRHILSIHKGQTRERVEELLESLKAGPHVSRDRVVRVGDRYFDNTYTAIFDGEGKFVGTLLISRDATAKKILADENSRLRNVLDEPGGEEFIAVSPSMRHALDTVTTVAPLDSTVLITGESGSGKEHFAELVHRLSSRNDGPLVRVNCAAIPENLIESELFGHVRGSFTGAVTNQTGKFLKAQGGTLFLDEIGELPLSSQAKILRAIQHKKIQPVGSPEEREVDVRIVAATNRDLLTRVREGHFREDLFYRLNVIKLTVPPLRERPEDIEALADAFIARFSRKMGRTPLRLSDEARALLVSHPLPGNVRQLMHAIERAVAFAKGDLILVNDFPSDLREPARSEPPVSHSAGMLAGQALREALERCERDFVTEALQKCGGKKIQAAKMLGISRKNLWEKITRFAIEDSEQG, encoded by the coding sequence ATGTCTGAGGGATTTTTCGGGCCGATTCTGGCGTGCATGGAGGAGGGGGTCATCTTCCTCGACCATGAGGACGTTATCCGCTACATAAACCCGGCGGCGGAGCGGATACGCAAGGTGCGGGCGGCGAGGCTGGTGGGGAGGCATATCCTCTCCATTCACAAGGGGCAGACCCGCGAGAGGGTCGAGGAGCTTCTGGAAAGCCTGAAGGCCGGTCCCCACGTCTCCCGCGACCGCGTCGTGCGCGTGGGCGACCGCTATTTCGACAACACCTACACGGCGATCTTCGACGGCGAGGGGAAATTCGTAGGGACTCTCCTCATAAGCAGGGACGCGACCGCCAAAAAAATCCTCGCCGACGAGAATTCTCGCCTCCGAAACGTGCTGGACGAGCCGGGAGGGGAGGAATTCATCGCGGTAAGTCCCTCGATGCGGCACGCACTCGACACCGTAACCACCGTAGCTCCTCTGGATTCCACCGTCCTCATCACCGGCGAGAGCGGCAGCGGCAAGGAGCACTTCGCGGAGCTTGTCCACAGGCTAAGCAGCCGCAACGACGGGCCTCTGGTGCGCGTAAACTGCGCCGCCATCCCCGAGAACCTCATCGAATCCGAGCTTTTCGGCCACGTCAGGGGCTCCTTCACCGGCGCGGTGACGAACCAGACGGGAAAATTCCTGAAAGCGCAGGGTGGAACCCTCTTTCTGGACGAGATCGGCGAGCTTCCCCTCTCCTCGCAGGCCAAGATACTGCGGGCGATTCAGCACAAGAAGATTCAGCCTGTCGGCAGCCCGGAGGAGCGCGAGGTGGACGTGCGCATCGTGGCGGCGACCAACCGCGACCTTCTCACCCGCGTGCGCGAGGGGCATTTCCGCGAAGACCTCTTCTACCGGCTCAACGTGATAAAACTCACCGTCCCGCCCCTTCGCGAGCGGCCCGAGGACATAGAGGCTCTGGCGGACGCTTTCATCGCCCGCTTTTCCCGCAAGATGGGCAGGACGCCCCTTCGCCTCTCCGACGAGGCCCGCGCCCTTCTGGTCTCGCACCCCCTGCCCGGCAACGTACGCCAGCTAATGCACGCCATAGAGCGCGCGGTGGCCTTCGCCAAGGGCGATCTGATTTTAGTCAACGACTTCCCCTCCGACCTGCGCGAGCCCGCGAGGAGCGAACCTCCGGTCTCCCACTCGGCGGGGATGCTGGCGGGGCAGGCGCTCAGGGAGGCGTTGGAGCGCTGCGAGAGGGACTTCGTCACCGAAGCGCTTCAAAAATGCGGAGGGAAAAAGATTCAGGCCGCGAAGATGCTGGGAATATCCAGAAAAAACCTCTGGGAGAAGATTACGCGCTTCGCCATCGAGGATTCCGAACAGGGGTAA
- a CDS encoding tetratricopeptide repeat protein has translation MPKKDEFSRFDGIAEAVVSRAERAFNSERSSFQIVVYLHENEKIELLRRIHARLREHNLTPRELSPSHRDEHVFTKLYSQITEASKGRMLSLVTDVPRGEKGMGPDTDFLQYLNIHRDTIAREHLRFVLFLHEPDVEPFMRMAGDLWDFRSHTYWLNEDLELRKDKAEGFSWLDEAAEDIDKNNPEAGEVADHLARTRKLLEETAGAEDRANLLLSLTQWFQRRNMWEEAIKAAREGLAQLEESDASSLKAQLENGIGYMLKHMGHSHQALEHYKKSLGISREVGDRWGEGAVLNNISQIYSGWGKYDQALKALEESLAILQEVGDRKGEGAVLNNISQIYSGWGKYDQALKALEKSLAIRREVGDRQGEGVTLNNISQIYDGWGKYDQALKALEESLAILREVGDRQGEGVTLNNISQIYRTWGKYDQALKALEESLAIRREVGDRKGEGVTLNNIASTYHRLGKFAQALKALEESLAIRQEVGDRQGEGVSCGNLSVLWGKMGNHAKSEKYARLSREILSEIGHDDATWAKGLIKGSGVVKSIGKAEPSAKKSKKRSRPKKR, from the coding sequence ATGCCGAAAAAGGATGAGTTTTCCCGCTTCGACGGCATAGCGGAAGCGGTCGTCTCCCGCGCCGAGCGCGCTTTCAACTCGGAGCGTTCAAGCTTTCAGATAGTCGTTTATCTCCATGAAAACGAAAAAATAGAGCTCCTCCGGCGGATACACGCCCGGCTTCGCGAGCATAATCTGACTCCCCGCGAATTATCACCCTCACACCGCGATGAGCACGTCTTTACAAAGCTCTATTCCCAGATAACGGAAGCGTCGAAAGGCCGCATGCTCAGCCTCGTTACCGACGTGCCCAGGGGTGAAAAAGGCATGGGGCCGGACACTGATTTTCTCCAGTACCTGAACATCCACCGCGATACGATAGCAAGAGAGCATCTGCGCTTCGTTCTCTTTCTCCATGAGCCCGACGTTGAACCCTTCATGCGCATGGCCGGAGACCTATGGGATTTTCGCAGCCATACCTACTGGCTGAACGAAGACCTTGAACTGCGAAAGGACAAGGCCGAAGGGTTTTCATGGCTGGACGAAGCGGCTGAAGATATTGATAAAAACAATCCCGAAGCCGGTGAAGTCGCCGATCATTTAGCCAGAACCAGAAAACTTCTCGAAGAGACCGCAGGAGCGGAGGACAGAGCGAATCTTCTGCTTTCTCTGACTCAATGGTTCCAGCGCCGAAACATGTGGGAAGAAGCCATAAAGGCTGCAAGAGAGGGGCTCGCGCAACTCGAAGAAAGCGATGCCAGTTCCCTTAAGGCGCAACTTGAGAACGGAATTGGTTATATGCTTAAGCACATGGGGCATTCACATCAAGCCCTGGAGCATTATAAAAAAAGCCTTGGTATTTCCCGTGAAGTCGGCGACCGGTGGGGCGAGGGAGCGGTGCTGAACAACATCTCCCAAATCTATAGTGGCTGGGGCAAGTACGATCAGGCTTTGAAAGCCCTTGAGGAGAGCCTCGCCATTCTTCAGGAAGTCGGTGACCGGAAGGGCGAGGGAGCGGTGCTGAACAACATCTCCCAAATCTATAGTGGCTGGGGCAAGTACGATCAGGCTTTGAAAGCCCTTGAGAAGAGCCTCGCCATTCGCCGGGAGGTCGGCGACCGGCAGGGCGAGGGAGTGACGTTGAACAACATCTCTCAGATTTACGATGGCTGGGGCAAGTACGATCAGGCTTTGAAAGCCCTTGAGGAGAGCCTCGCCATTCTCCGGGAGGTCGGCGACCGGCAGGGCGAGGGAGTGACGCTGAACAACATCTCCCAAATCTATAGAACTTGGGGCAAGTACGATCAGGCTTTGAAAGCCCTTGAGGAGAGCCTCGCCATTCGCCGGGAGGTCGGCGACCGGAAGGGTGAGGGAGTGACGTTAAACAACATTGCCTCCACATACCATAGGTTAGGGAAATTCGCTCAAGCGTTGAAGGCCCTTGAAGAAAGTCTCGCCATTCGCCAGGAGGTTGGCGACCGGCAGGGTGAGGGAGTTTCGTGCGGAAATCTTTCGGTTCTCTGGGGGAAGATGGGAAACCATGCTAAATCGGAGAAGTATGCCCGCTTGAGTCGCGAAATATTGTCTGAAATAGGCCACGATGATGCCACGTGGGCTAAAGGGCTTATTAAAGGTTCCGGGGTGGTAAAATCCATCGGTAAGGCGGAACCCTCGGCCAAAAAGAGCAAAAAACGCTCCAGGCCAAAGAAAAGATAG
- a CDS encoding tetratricopeptide repeat protein: MTADKRNTAICLVLLGVLTLAVFWRTSGFDYVSIDDYEYITSNRMVTGGLTAEGVKAAFTKVYEGLWIPLTWVSYMADVSAFGLKPSSFHTTNVLLHLVNVLLLFWFLKSATGSLWKSFFVTALFAVHPLRAESVAWITERKDVLAGLFFLLALLSHLGWARSGKKYRYVLTLVFTLLSLLAKPMAVMMPAALLLLDFWPLGRFPKEVFAGEREAYRKLLVEKLPFLALSVVFAFSTMYAQAAGSALGQGRGFSTTVFYGLVNASRAYWIYLGKTFWPLNLAFEYQADLTNIQILLAVPAFILLAAVSVLAWRWRKKAPELAFGWFWYFFVLLPVSGVVPSGVQRLSDRFTYLPHIGVLVALVWGAGRYLAVTRRAKIGLAAAGAIIVAGLGGLCYVQAGYWKDTATLFSRMDSMGGREYRVAYQEYLIGCKMFNEGKPEAALEFFRSVIRRNPDYPGVYMNASLAAYDAKRIDEAMALARTGVSKGETLAGLVLGNGYAAKGQYGEAKTQYELVLKSHPENLDALCNLAQMNQVYGNAGEAIRLFNEVLKIDGENIVAHERLARLLNAAGDTEGARRHQQEAERLKSPGTPGR; this comes from the coding sequence ATGACCGCCGACAAGAGAAATACAGCAATCTGCCTGGTTTTGCTGGGTGTCCTGACCCTCGCGGTCTTCTGGAGGACTTCCGGCTTCGACTACGTGAGCATCGACGATTACGAATACATAACCTCGAACAGGATGGTCACCGGCGGCCTTACCGCAGAGGGGGTAAAGGCGGCCTTCACGAAGGTTTACGAGGGCTTGTGGATTCCCCTGACGTGGGTCTCCTACATGGCCGACGTAAGCGCCTTCGGCCTGAAGCCCTCCTCTTTTCACACCACGAACGTCCTTCTGCACCTCGTAAACGTCCTCCTTCTCTTCTGGTTTCTGAAAAGCGCCACCGGCTCGCTCTGGAAGAGTTTTTTCGTCACCGCGCTCTTCGCCGTCCACCCCCTGCGCGCCGAATCGGTGGCGTGGATTACCGAGCGCAAGGACGTGCTCGCCGGGCTTTTCTTCCTGCTCGCCCTCCTGTCGCACCTCGGCTGGGCGCGAAGCGGCAAAAAGTACCGCTATGTCCTGACGCTTGTCTTTACCCTTTTGTCGCTGCTGGCGAAGCCGATGGCGGTTATGATGCCGGCAGCGCTTTTACTTCTCGATTTCTGGCCGCTCGGCCGCTTTCCGAAAGAGGTTTTCGCCGGGGAGCGGGAGGCGTACAGGAAGCTTCTTGTTGAAAAGCTGCCCTTTCTCGCGCTGTCGGTTGTCTTTGCCTTCTCGACGATGTACGCGCAAGCCGCGGGAAGCGCCCTCGGCCAGGGGAGAGGCTTTTCCACAACTGTATTCTACGGCCTCGTAAATGCGTCTAGAGCCTACTGGATTTATCTCGGCAAGACCTTCTGGCCGCTGAACCTGGCTTTCGAGTACCAGGCCGATCTCACGAATATTCAAATTCTTCTCGCCGTACCGGCCTTCATCCTGCTTGCGGCGGTGTCGGTGCTTGCCTGGCGCTGGCGCAAAAAAGCGCCGGAACTCGCCTTCGGCTGGTTCTGGTATTTTTTCGTGCTGCTGCCCGTAAGCGGGGTGGTGCCCTCCGGCGTTCAACGCCTCTCCGACCGCTTCACCTATCTGCCGCACATCGGCGTGCTTGTCGCGCTTGTCTGGGGGGCCGGGCGCTACCTTGCGGTGACCAGGCGGGCAAAGATAGGCCTCGCCGCGGCCGGGGCCATTATCGTCGCGGGCCTCGGCGGGCTTTGCTACGTGCAGGCGGGTTACTGGAAAGACACGGCGACGCTCTTTAGCCGCATGGACAGCATGGGCGGCAGGGAATACAGGGTGGCCTATCAGGAGTACCTGATAGGCTGCAAGATGTTCAACGAAGGCAAGCCCGAGGCAGCGCTGGAGTTTTTTAGATCGGTAATAAGAAGGAATCCCGACTATCCCGGCGTCTACATGAACGCTTCCCTTGCAGCATACGACGCCAAAAGGATAGACGAGGCGATGGCTCTGGCCCGGACAGGCGTAAGCAAGGGGGAGACTCTGGCGGGGCTGGTCCTCGGAAACGGTTACGCCGCGAAGGGACAGTACGGCGAGGCGAAAACCCAATACGAACTGGTGCTGAAGAGCCACCCCGAAAACCTGGACGCGCTTTGCAATCTCGCGCAGATGAATCAGGTCTACGGCAACGCCGGCGAAGCAATTCGCCTATTCAACGAGGTGCTGAAAATCGACGGCGAAAACATCGTTGCGCACGAAAGACTCGCCCGCCTCCTCAACGCGGCAGGCGACACGGAAGGGGCGCGCCGCCATCAGCAGGAGGCGGAAAGGCTCAAATCCCCGGGAACGCCTGGACGTTGA
- a CDS encoding AraC family transcriptional regulator: protein MREIENNNTETALAVFRESIARWTDGGEQQVTAVPGLSLFRRDEPTEPISGMYEPSICVAAQGAKRVLLGEDTFVYDAHRYLVTSVHLPTVVQIIDASREKPYLGLRLKLDLREISQMMVDSNLPPPRAQRSDRGMATGEATLHLITAFTRLIDLLGDERDVPILAPIIQREIIYRLLVGEQGARLRQIASAGSQSQQVARAIEWLKGNFTEPLRIDDLASKANMSASTFHHHFRSMTALSPLQYQKQLRLQEARRLMLSEHLDASSAAFQVGYESPSQFSREYNRLFGAPPLRDITNLRQMAVATA, encoded by the coding sequence ATGAGGGAAATAGAGAACAATAACACTGAAACTGCGCTAGCGGTCTTCCGGGAGAGCATTGCCCGATGGACCGATGGAGGCGAGCAACAAGTAACCGCTGTTCCGGGACTGTCGCTTTTCAGGAGGGACGAGCCGACGGAGCCCATCAGCGGCATGTATGAACCCAGCATTTGCGTGGCAGCCCAAGGGGCCAAGCGCGTCCTGCTGGGAGAAGACACCTTCGTGTATGACGCGCACCGCTATCTCGTTACGTCGGTGCATCTGCCCACGGTTGTGCAGATTATCGATGCGAGCCGGGAGAAGCCTTACCTGGGGCTTCGGCTGAAGCTCGACCTGCGCGAGATCTCTCAGATGATGGTGGACAGCAATCTTCCCCCGCCGCGCGCGCAGCGGTCAGACCGCGGAATGGCGACCGGCGAGGCAACTTTGCATCTCATTACAGCCTTTACACGTTTAATCGACCTTCTCGGCGACGAAAGAGACGTACCGATACTTGCGCCCATAATCCAGCGCGAGATAATCTACCGTTTGCTCGTCGGGGAACAAGGAGCGCGCCTGCGCCAGATTGCCTCGGCGGGCAGTCAGAGTCAACAGGTGGCGAGGGCGATCGAATGGCTGAAGGGTAATTTCACGGAGCCGCTTCGCATTGACGATCTGGCCTCAAAAGCCAACATGAGCGCGTCAACCTTTCATCACCACTTCCGCTCGATGACCGCCCTTAGCCCTTTGCAATATCAGAAACAGCTCCGTCTTCAGGAAGCAAGGCGCTTAATGCTGTCGGAACATCTGGACGCCTCATCCGCGGCGTTTCAGGTCGGATACGAGAGCCCTTCGCAATTCAGCCGCGAATACAATCGCCTGTTCGGAGCCCCGCCACTGCGGGACATCACGAACTTGCGCCAAATGGCCGTTGCGACGGCATAA
- a CDS encoding DUF362 domain-containing protein: MSEQISRRRFLRNSVVVLGAAALSVNGLGKVFAREPDKSKVFFTNEINPDGLLRVYSKINQGIAGKVAIKMHTGEPNGPNILPRDMVKALQQQIPNSNLVETNTLYKGKRYTTADYRETLKINGWDFCTVDIMDEDGGVMIPVKGGRHFTEMSVGKNMPGYDSMVVLTHFKGHAMGGFGGSMKNIAIGCADGPVGKKMVHAAPDNDDYQSWLKGEPFQENMVESAKATIDHFGKRIVFINVLRNMSVDCDCAGVSAAPVKARDIGVLASADLLAVDKASIDLVYKLPEEELHDLRERIESRQGLRQLSYMKEMKMGNDQYDLIAV, translated from the coding sequence ATGTCAGAGCAAATATCGCGTCGCAGATTTCTGAGAAACAGCGTAGTAGTCCTGGGAGCCGCCGCCCTGTCGGTCAACGGCCTTGGCAAGGTGTTTGCAAGGGAGCCTGATAAATCCAAAGTATTCTTTACGAATGAAATAAATCCAGACGGCCTGTTAAGGGTCTATTCAAAGATCAATCAGGGCATCGCCGGTAAAGTAGCGATAAAGATGCACACCGGCGAACCGAACGGACCGAATATCCTGCCGCGGGACATGGTCAAAGCACTGCAGCAGCAAATCCCGAACAGCAATCTGGTGGAGACGAACACCCTCTACAAGGGTAAGCGGTATACTACAGCGGATTATCGCGAAACCCTGAAGATCAACGGCTGGGATTTTTGCACCGTGGACATCATGGACGAGGACGGGGGTGTGATGATCCCGGTAAAGGGCGGGAGGCATTTTACGGAAATGTCGGTCGGCAAGAACATGCCGGGTTACGACTCGATGGTGGTGCTGACCCACTTCAAGGGGCATGCAATGGGCGGCTTCGGCGGTTCGATGAAGAATATCGCCATCGGCTGCGCCGACGGGCCGGTAGGCAAAAAAATGGTGCACGCCGCCCCTGATAATGACGATTACCAGAGCTGGCTCAAGGGCGAACCCTTTCAGGAGAACATGGTGGAGTCGGCGAAAGCCACCATAGATCATTTCGGCAAGAGGATCGTTTTTATAAATGTGCTGCGCAATATGTCCGTTGACTGCGACTGCGCTGGCGTCAGCGCCGCCCCGGTAAAGGCGCGCGACATAGGCGTCCTTGCCTCCGCCGATCTTCTGGCCGTCGATAAGGCCTCCATCGACCTTGTCTATAAGTTGCCCGAAGAAGAGCTTCACGACCTCAGGGAGCGCATCGAGTCCCGTCAGGGCCTGCGCCAGCTGTCATACATGAAAGAAATGAAAATGGGTAACGACCAGTACGATTTGATCGCGGTCTAA
- a CDS encoding aldo/keto reductase: protein MNSTQNDCALEGGPVTLDRRKFLVAGAGLAAAALLPHISAAAQSLEGSAAIGSTGAVRPPQSSILGSRKLGKLEVSSIGLGVQNMSRKYDTTVPYRPEMIKVIRAAFDSGVTFFDAAEAYGPFEVERILGEGVAPFRDKVVIATKFGWNIDQETGKRLPGLNSRPEHVKLVVEAMLKRLRTDRIDLLYQHRVDPEVPIEDVAGAVKELMGQGKILHWGLSEMGIQTLRRAHAEQSVTAVQSEYSMLWRGPEKEAIPTCEELGIGFVPWSPLGVQFLTGWIDASTRFAPGDFRGTETRFAPENLQQNLALVEMLKKWAERKSATPAQIALAWLMAQKPWIVPIPGTTHEEHMRQNIGAAAVSFTPAELTELNEAVATIEILGQRLPDAVQAFSDVEAPLRNPK, encoded by the coding sequence ATGAATAGCACACAAAACGACTGCGCGCTTGAAGGCGGCCCCGTCACACTGGATCGACGGAAGTTTCTTGTCGCAGGAGCAGGACTAGCCGCAGCCGCGTTGCTGCCTCATATTTCTGCTGCTGCGCAATCTCTGGAGGGTTCTGCTGCCATCGGGAGCACAGGCGCTGTCCGTCCTCCTCAGTCCTCGATCCTCGGGAGCCGCAAGCTCGGCAAACTCGAAGTGTCGAGCATCGGACTCGGCGTTCAGAACATGAGCCGCAAATACGACACCACAGTGCCTTACCGACCGGAAATGATTAAGGTCATCCGCGCCGCTTTCGATAGTGGCGTCACTTTCTTTGACGCGGCAGAGGCGTACGGTCCCTTCGAGGTGGAACGCATCTTGGGTGAGGGGGTGGCTCCTTTCCGCGATAAGGTTGTGATCGCAACGAAATTCGGCTGGAACATCGATCAGGAAACCGGCAAGCGTCTTCCGGGACTTAACAGCCGCCCGGAGCATGTCAAGCTGGTAGTCGAAGCCATGCTCAAGCGCCTTCGGACTGATCGCATCGATCTTCTTTATCAGCACCGAGTCGACCCGGAGGTCCCTATTGAAGACGTCGCCGGTGCAGTCAAGGAGTTGATGGGTCAAGGCAAAATACTGCATTGGGGCCTTTCCGAGATGGGGATTCAGACCCTGCGGCGCGCTCATGCCGAACAATCCGTCACCGCAGTCCAGAGCGAGTATTCCATGCTATGGCGCGGACCAGAGAAGGAAGCGATCCCGACGTGCGAGGAACTTGGCATAGGCTTTGTGCCTTGGAGTCCCCTCGGTGTCCAGTTCCTGACTGGTTGGATCGATGCAAGCACCCGGTTTGCTCCCGGTGACTTTCGAGGCACTGAGACCCGGTTCGCGCCGGAGAATCTGCAGCAGAACCTTGCGCTCGTTGAAATGCTGAAGAAATGGGCTGAACGAAAGAGTGCAACCCCCGCGCAAATTGCGCTGGCCTGGCTGATGGCACAGAAGCCTTGGATCGTGCCGATCCCCGGAACGACACATGAGGAGCATATGCGCCAGAATATCGGCGCTGCTGCTGTTAGTTTTACCCCTGCCGAACTGACTGAATTGAATGAGGCTGTAGCAACGATCGAAATCCTGGGGCAGCGCCTCCCGGACGCAGTACAAGCTTTTTCTGATGTAGAAGCTCCCCTAAGGAACCCGAAATGA
- a CDS encoding flavodoxin, which translates to MKKLIAFYSRPGMNFVNGNIVNLPVGNTEVAAKIIQNLTGADLFRIDTVMVYPVGYEETTEVAKEELRQNARPELAGHVENMGDYGVIYLGYPNWWGTMPMAVFTFLEEYDFAGKTIIPLCTHEGSGMGRSEKDIRKLCPNANVLKGLPVKGSKVQKADDEIVSWLKQLREVN; encoded by the coding sequence ATGAAAAAACTGATCGCGTTCTACTCCCGTCCGGGAATGAACTTCGTGAATGGCAACATCGTGAATCTGCCGGTTGGAAATACGGAAGTAGCCGCTAAAATTATCCAGAACCTGACGGGCGCTGATCTATTCAGGATCGATACCGTTATGGTATATCCGGTCGGCTATGAAGAAACGACCGAGGTGGCGAAGGAGGAACTGCGCCAAAATGCCCGTCCCGAGCTCGCGGGACATGTGGAGAACATGGGGGACTACGGCGTGATATATCTAGGATACCCCAACTGGTGGGGGACGATGCCGATGGCAGTTTTTACTTTTCTGGAGGAGTACGACTTCGCAGGAAAAACAATAATCCCTTTATGCACCCACGAAGGTAGCGGGATGGGTCGCAGCGAAAAAGACATTCGGAAGCTTTGTCCTAACGCCAATGTACTCAAAGGACTCCCTGTAAAAGGAAGCAAGGTCCAAAAAGCCGATGACGAAATTGTTAGTTGGCTCAAGCAATTGAGGGAAGTTAACTGA
- a CDS encoding twin-arginine translocation signal domain-containing protein has product MSRRSFLKISAAPGASLAIGANSSIGCETRHSPLAAVKGPDYFQLPKPAILHS; this is encoded by the coding sequence ATAAGCCGCCGCTCCTTTCTCAAAATAAGTGCTGCTCCTGGAGCTTCACTGGCAATCGGCGCGAACTCCTCAATTGGATGCGAAACCAGGCACTCGCCGCTAGCGGCAGTCAAGGGGCCGGACTATTTTCAATTACCTAAGCCTGCAATTTTGCATTCATAA